The window ACTACCAATAAAGTAGTTATAATATAACAAGAATAAATTGCATTTACAGAGCTATCTCTCTTTTCAGGAAAGCTGAATAACTACGTTAAATAGACAATTTATGGTAAAAATTATCGACCAATTTATAACTTGATACACCCATATTAACACCTGGCTAAGTTCTGAAATATGCTTAACAGCAAGATTTTTATGAAAgttatatttgctttaaaaatagcaCATATCCTGAAAATCTAAATGTTTAAGAAAGTGACTACTCTCAGAAAGGCTATTTGGCTTTGGagtttgggggtttttgtttgtggctttttgtgtttttgttttcgtttttgttttttcctatttggCCACTAACAagtttttcagcatattctgGTTGGACCTAATGGATCTCTACTGCAGGGCCAAGATttagtagctgggtgtggttagTGGACTATTGGGCAAGGTTAGTCATTGTAGGGGGCAGTCCAGGAGAACCTTTCTCTGTCACTGAGTATGACGTAATATGCAAGTAAGTGATAGCAGGTATTATAACAAATTGATAGAATATTTTACTTATGTAATTCTATTTCTTCAAAGGTAGCTACTACAATACCCAGAATGTAATGAAACTCAGAAGGCCCAGTGAAATTTGTACTATGTCTTATGTTCTTTGATTTTCTCCTTAGAAAACTCCTGGAGGGTGAAGAGACGAGATTTAGCACATTTGCAGGAAGCATCACTGGGCCACTGTACACACACCGACAGCCCTCAGTCACAATATCCAGTAAGATTCAGAAAACCAAGGTAGAAGCTCCCAAGCTCAAGGTCCAACACAAATTTGTTGAGGAGATCATAGAGGAAACCAAAGTGGAGGATGAGAAGTCAGAAATGGAAGAGGCCCTGACAGCCATTACAGAGGAATTGGCCGTTTCcatgaaggaagagaaggaagaagcagcagaagaaaagggagaggagCCAGAAGGTGAAGAAGAAGAAGTTGCTGCCAAAAAGTCTCCAGTGAAACCAACTGCACCTGAAgttaaagaagaggaagagggggaaaaggaggaagaggaagcccaggaagaagaagaggaagaagaagatgaGGGAGCTAAGTCAGACCAAGCCGAAGAGGGAGGATCCGAGAAGGAAGGCTCTAGTGAAAAAGAGGAAGGTGAGCaggaagaaggagaaacagaGGCTGAAGGTGAAGCAGAGGAAGCCGAAgctaaagaggaaaagaaagtggAGGAAAAGCGTGAGGAAGTGGCTACCAAGGAGGAGCTGGTGGCAGATGTCAAGGTGGAAAAGCCAGAAAAAGCCAAGTCTCCTGTGCCAAAATCACCAGTGGAAGAGAAAGCCAAGTCTCCTGTGACAAAATCACCAGTGGAAGAGAAAGCCAAGTCTCCTGTGACAAAATCACCAGTGGAAGAGAAAGCCAAGTCTCCTGTGACAAAATCACCAGTGGAAGAGAAAGCCAAATCTCCTGTGACAAAATCACCAGTGGAAGAGAAAGCCAAGTCTCCTGTGACAAAATCACCAGTGGAAGAGGCAAAGTCAAAAGCAGAAGTGGGGAAAGGTgaacagaaagaggaagaagagaaggaagtcaAGGAAGCTCCCAAGGAAGAGAaggtagagaaaaaggaagagaaaccaaAGGATGTGCCAGAGAAGAAGAAAGCTGAGTCCCCGGTAAAGGAGGAAGCTGTGGAGGAGGTGGTCACCATCACCAAATCGGTAAAGGTGCACTTGGAGAAAGAGATCAAAGAAGAGGGGAAGCCActgcagcaggagaaagagaaggagaaagtgggaggagagggagggagtgaggaagaAGGGAGTGATAAAGGTGCCAAGGGATCCAGGAAGGAAGACATAGCTGTCAATGGGGAGGtagaaggaaaagaggaggtaGAGCAGGAGACCAAGGAAAAAGGCagtgggagggaagaggagaaaggcgTTGTCACCAATGGCCTAGACTTGAGCCCGGCAGATGAAAAGAAGGGGGGAGATAAAAGTGAGGAGAAAGTGGTAGTGACCAAAACAGTAGAAAAAATCACCAGTGAGGGGGGAGATGGTGCTACCAAATATATCACTAAATCTGTAACCGTCACTCAAAAGGTTGAAGAGCATGAAGAGACCTTTGAGGAGAAACTAGTGTCTActaaaaaggtagaaaaagtcACTTCACACGCCATAGTAAAGGAAGTCACCCAGAGTGACTAAGATTTGAGTCCACTGCAAAAGGTTAAGCCATATGACAATTTCAAAATGCATGTGATTGGCAGCTTCAAAACAGAACGGGTTCTCCCATGGGGGCTCCAGACATTGTATTTACTTTGTGCAATATGAGGGGACTGCATGCAAGCTCAGGGTGCTCCCTCCTCAGTCTTTGGGGGATTCAAATGCATGATATCGTATGTACCTGGGAAATTTGCCAATTTCCTAAGCTGTTGGAAGGGGGTCACTTAAGGGGGGATGTCTTGAGATGTATTATGCAAAGTACCAACTGAGccaaaaacaataaatgaaacaCAGAACTCTCTTAGCCTTAAGAAAGCTATATATGAATAATTATGTTTACCTCACTGGTGCGTTTAAAATGGACTTTTGTTCATGGGAGAACCTCGTTGACATGCACAGTTTGCAATCTTATGTTGATTGATGTTAAACGTCACAGCAGTACTTGCTCAATAAAGGTCATATTGGAAACATAGTCAATTGCTGAGTcttatgtcatttctttttttaaaatttttatttatttttatttagagatggggtcttgctatgttggccaggttggtcttgaactcttggcctcaagcagtcctcctgcctcagccacccaaagtgctaggattataggcatgagccaccatgcccagcctgttatgCCATTTCAAAGTGAGATCTCCACTACCTGAAGTTTTCTTGCCCTAAAATAGATTTTTGGGGGGAATCGTAAGTAAACTGCACTTCTTATTGCTATTTCCCTGAGAGCGATTACTTGGAAAATGTAATTGCTGAAGATATTTTCAGGTGTCTACATCTTCACTGAGCCCGGTCTTCAtcccataattttaaaatcatatttttgaaacaaaaataaaagcatcagatACAAATAGGAATCCGGTGGGATAGAAATCTTCAGTGTTTCTATCCcaaaacagaactcagagaaccTCTAGGTAAGAGGACCAATGAAGGAGGGGTTCATCACTTGTGCCTTGGAGTTGGGACAGAGACAGAGGAGCTCATGGCATTTATAATGATGTGTCTAGAGGGGACAGGACTGACATCACTAACACTCCTACCCATAACTATCCAGCCTCAGAAGCGTGCCTcctgcgcacacacacacacgtatacattgTCTGCATCACTAACACTCCTACCCATAACTATCCAGCCTCAGAAGCATGCctcctgtgcacacacacacacgtatacattgTCTGCATCACTAATGCTTGATTTGCTTGACAGAGATTTATAGCTTTAGTATTTTACTAACTGgggaaaataatacagaaaataaataaaataccctacttgagaaaagaaaaatgagattctATGACATAGGCaataagtgttttttaaaaaaagacatgatcttgaCCAAGGAAATACTATCATTCCCTTTTCAAAACTTGTTTCAGGCCTTGAAGaccattaatatattaattagcaCATTATCTTGTCCaagtccatgttttctcattaatAGGATCAGCTCAATAATACAATCCTTGATAGTATTTTCAATGACTTTTTCAAGATAACTCTAATTTTAATGTCTAAACATATCCAGGAAGCTAATTGTTAATGGCAGTTTTTATTGTGTTTCCAATCATTAACCATTTGCTAATCCTCACAATTTTGGTTATATCTGAgtatcatctgtaaaattatgtattcagatttctttctttaaaacaatttacattttatgttaaGATGTTAATTTTTCTGAAGCAAAAATATCCATGACACACAAAGTGGAACaggattatttaaatataatcaacaacaacaacaaaaaaaaacgatCTAGtgataca of the Chlorocebus sabaeus isolate Y175 chromosome 8, mChlSab1.0.hap1, whole genome shotgun sequence genome contains:
- the NEFM gene encoding neurofilament medium polypeptide isoform X2, which codes for MARHLREYQDLLNVKMALDIEIAAYRKLLEGEETRFSTFAGSITGPLYTHRQPSVTISSKIQKTKVEAPKLKVQHKFVEEIIEETKVEDEKSEMEEALTAITEELAVSMKEEKEEAAEEKGEEPEGEEEEVAAKKSPVKPTAPEVKEEEEGEKEEEEAQEEEEEEEDEGAKSDQAEEGGSEKEGSSEKEEGEQEEGETEAEGEAEEAEAKEEKKVEEKREEVATKEELVADVKVEKPEKAKSPVPKSPVEEKAKSPVTKSPVEEKAKSPVTKSPVEEKAKSPVTKSPVEEKAKSPVTKSPVEEKAKSPVTKSPVEEAKSKAEVGKGEQKEEEEKEVKEAPKEEKVEKKEEKPKDVPEKKKAESPVKEEAVEEVVTITKSVKVHLEKEIKEEGKPLQQEKEKEKVGGEGGSEEEGSDKGAKGSRKEDIAVNGEVEGKEEVEQETKEKGSGREEEKGVVTNGLDLSPADEKKGGDKSEEKVVVTKTVEKITSEGGDGATKYITKSVTVTQKVEEHEETFEEKLVSTKKVEKVTSHAIVKEVTQSD
- the NEFM gene encoding neurofilament medium polypeptide isoform X1, which codes for MSYTLDSLGNPSAYRRVTETRSSFSRVSGSPSSGFRSQSWSRGSPSTVSSSYKRSMLAPRLAYSSAMLSSAESSLDFSQSSSLLNGGSGPGGDYKLSRSNEKEQLQGLNDRFAGYIEKVHYLEQQNKEIEAEIQALRQKQASHAQLGDAYDQEIRELRATLEMVNHEKAQVQLDSDHLEEDIHRLKERFEEEARLRDDTEAAIRALRKDIEEASLVKVELDKKVQSLQDEVAFLRSNHEEEVADLLAQIQASHITVERKDYLKTDISTALKEIRSQLECHSDQNMHQAEEWFKCRYAKLTEAAEQNKEAIRSAKEEIAEYRRQLQSKSIELESVRGTKESLERQLSDIEERHNHDLSSYQDTIQQLENELRGTKWEMARHLREYQDLLNVKMALDIEIAAYRKLLEGEETRFSTFAGSITGPLYTHRQPSVTISSKIQKTKVEAPKLKVQHKFVEEIIEETKVEDEKSEMEEALTAITEELAVSMKEEKEEAAEEKGEEPEGEEEEVAAKKSPVKPTAPEVKEEEEGEKEEEEAQEEEEEEEDEGAKSDQAEEGGSEKEGSSEKEEGEQEEGETEAEGEAEEAEAKEEKKVEEKREEVATKEELVADVKVEKPEKAKSPVPKSPVEEKAKSPVTKSPVEEKAKSPVTKSPVEEKAKSPVTKSPVEEKAKSPVTKSPVEEKAKSPVTKSPVEEAKSKAEVGKGEQKEEEEKEVKEAPKEEKVEKKEEKPKDVPEKKKAESPVKEEAVEEVVTITKSVKVHLEKEIKEEGKPLQQEKEKEKVGGEGGSEEEGSDKGAKGSRKEDIAVNGEVEGKEEVEQETKEKGSGREEEKGVVTNGLDLSPADEKKGGDKSEEKVVVTKTVEKITSEGGDGATKYITKSVTVTQKVEEHEETFEEKLVSTKKVEKVTSHAIVKEVTQSD